The following nucleotide sequence is from Deltaproteobacteria bacterium HGW-Deltaproteobacteria-6.
GAAAAATGGGTCATATACTGGAGCTTTAAGAAAAACAGGAGGCGCATTGCGCGCAGAAAACGAGAACAGGGGGTTGCAACCCCTTGTTCATACTAACATAAGGATGGTGCTGAAATCATGCCGAAAATCATTGAAGGGAAAATCGTTGCCAAAGGAATGAAGTTTGCGATTGCCGCAAGCCGATTCAACGATTTCATCAGCGGCCGGTTAATTGAGGGCGCGGTCGATACGCTGATTCGGGCCGGCGCAGATGAAAAAGATATTCTCATATACAAAGTGCCGGGTGCGTTTGAACTGCCGCTCGCGGCAAAAAAACTCGCCAAAAGCGCTCGCTTTGACGCGGTCATTTGCCTTGGAGCAGTCATTCGCGGCGCGACCCCGCATTTTGAATATGTCAGCGCGGAGGTGTCCAAGGGAATCGCCAATGTGGGACTGGACGCAGATATTCCGGTGGTCTTCGGCGTCCTGACAACGGATACGATTGAACAGGCCATTGAACGGGCCGGGACAAAGTCCGGCAATAAAGGGGCGGACGCGGCGATGGCGGCGATCGAAATGGTTGATCTGTTCAAAAAGATGAACGCGTAGCCTGATGGATGCCTGTTTTTAACGGTGAACAGTCTGTCATTCCGAATGCGGAGA
It contains:
- a CDS encoding 6,7-dimethyl-8-ribityllumazine synthase codes for the protein MPKIIEGKIVAKGMKFAIAASRFNDFISGRLIEGAVDTLIRAGADEKDILIYKVPGAFELPLAAKKLAKSARFDAVICLGAVIRGATPHFEYVSAEVSKGIANVGLDADIPVVFGVLTTDTIEQAIERAGTKSGNKGADAAMAAIEMVDLFKKMNA